A section of the Schistosoma haematobium chromosome ZW, whole genome shotgun sequence genome encodes:
- the PRDX1_8 gene encoding Peroxiredoxin-1 (EggNog:ENOG410V5GS~COG:O): MTWTHYVVRESRLNKEKPEIRYEYVVYVCSFGHKKKPEGYGQRVKGSKFGGCKAMFRLRYTVNRFVISSSRMIHNHPCDEKCLKNDPWFRRLCEDQLKVVLPMVKTGSSAESIVKYAEENFEKTTTVHYVNNLKYKFVGRCGSLNDVIATLRNNEKLRLSMSGSGWTWQAVQDVDENIPAIPSPDYNETNRLYRTLRSKTHTLSTLFGQTTVQDTLRQLIGHVDELIRMRRLATVSEHVLHIFTDSRTMYKQYKLSQDLRVRRVCSRAPAFSTKSLQNGTKGVTRLEDYVGKYLVAIFYPSNFLKLSSQELLNFNSYLSNFQEINCEILAISPDSLESHIAWYCAPIQKNGLGENVHFPLLEDKNMRICKAYGVSNEDNGSALMSIFVIDTNGLIRITVCLDKGIHVSVKDILRMVRDLQMKDKEDELDILRHSETPVTTTPLD; this comes from the exons ATGACTTGGACTCATTATGTTGTACGTGAAAGCAGGCTGAATAAAGAAAAGCCGGAAATTCGCTATGAGTATGTAGTGTATGTATGTTCTTTTGGCCATAAAAAGAAGCCGGAGGGCTATGGTCAGAGAGTAAAAGg GTCAAAGTTTGGTGGTTGCAAGGCCATGTTTCGTTTACGGTATACTGTGAACCGGTTCGTCATATCGTCGTCGAGGATGATACATAACCATCCTTGTGATGAGAAGTGCTTGAAAAATGATCCGTGGTTCAGAAGACTATGTGAAGATCAGTTGAAGGTTGTTCTCCCGATGGTTAAGACTGGAAGTAGTGCTGAATCTATTGTTAAGTATGCAGAAGAAAATTTCGAAAAGACAACAACAGTGCATTAtgtcaataatttaaaatataaatttgtcgGAC GTTGTGGAAGTTTAAACGATGTAATTGCAACCTTACGGAACAATGAGAAATT ACGGCTATCAATGTCCGGTAGTGGATGGACTTGGCAGGCTGTTCAAGATGTAGATGAAAATATACCAGCTATCCCGTCTCCAGATTATAATGAAACGAACAGACTTTATCGCACTCTACGCAGTAAAACCCACACACTCAGTACACTTTTCGGACAGACGACGGTGCAGGACACACTAAGGCAATTGATAGGTCATGTTGATGAATTAATACGCATGAGGCGTCTGGCTACAGTTTCTGAACATG TACTACATATTTTCACTGACAGCAGAACTATGTACAAACAATATAAG CTTTCTCAAGACCTCCGGGTTCGCCGAGTTTGCAGCAGAGCACCTGCCTTTTCTACGAAATCACTGCAGAACGGGACCAAAGGTGTGACAAGATTAGAAGATTATGTTGGAAAATACTTGGTCGCCATATTTTATCCTTCGAACTT CCTAAAACTATCATCACAGGAGCTATTAAATTTCAACAGTTATTTGTCAAACTTTCAAGAAATCAATTGTGAAATTTTAGCAATCTCTCCGGATTCCCTAGAATCTCATATCGCATGGTATTGCGCGCCAATTCAGAAGAATGGACTTGGTGAAAATGTCCATTTTCCATTACTAGAAGATAAAAATATGAGAATCTGCAAAGCATATGGAGTTTCTAATGAGGATAATGGAAGTGCTTTAAT GAGCATTTTTGTAATCGATACGAACGGACTGATACGTATTACTGTATGTTTAGATAAAGGAATACACGTTTCTGTAAAGGATATACTgcgaatggtgagagatttacAAATGAAAGATAAGGAAGATGAATTGGATATTTTAAGACATTCGGAAACACCAGTAACAACGACGCCACTTGATTAG